A region from the Nocardioides exalbidus genome encodes:
- a CDS encoding PadR family transcriptional regulator: MARRGDTIELAVLGLLHEGPMHGYELRKRLNLMLGWGRVLSYGSLYPALKKMLRANLITEVADTSTPVNRRPRITYEVTPAGNEHFQRLMSEVGPTAWEDDNFDIRFAFFSSTDMEIRLRVLEGRRSRLQERLARVQGELERTQAEVNRYAAELNRHGVESVEREVRWLSDLIRAERDESPGASPSAPATSPATPHGSTPRASND, encoded by the coding sequence ATGGCACGCCGTGGAGACACCATCGAGCTCGCAGTCCTCGGACTGCTGCACGAGGGACCCATGCACGGCTACGAGCTGCGCAAGCGGCTGAACCTCATGCTCGGCTGGGGGCGGGTGCTGTCGTACGGCTCCCTCTACCCCGCGCTCAAGAAGATGCTGCGCGCCAACCTGATCACCGAGGTGGCCGACACCTCGACGCCGGTCAACCGCCGCCCGCGCATCACCTACGAGGTCACCCCCGCCGGCAACGAGCACTTTCAGCGGCTCATGTCGGAGGTCGGTCCCACCGCGTGGGAGGACGACAACTTCGACATCCGGTTCGCCTTCTTCTCCTCCACCGACATGGAGATCCGGCTCCGGGTCCTCGAGGGCCGCCGCTCGCGGCTCCAGGAGCGGCTCGCCCGCGTCCAGGGCGAGCTCGAGCGCACCCAGGCCGAGGTCAACCGCTACGCCGCCGAGCTCAACCGCCACGGCGTCGAGTCGGTCGAGCGCGAGGTCCGCTGGCTCTCCGACCTGATCCGCGCCGAGCGCGACGAGTCGCCCGGCGCCTCCCCCTCTGCCCCAGCCACGTCACCCGCCACACCGCACGGCAGCACACCCCGAGCAAGCAACGACTGA